One window from the genome of Toxotes jaculatrix isolate fToxJac2 chromosome 17, fToxJac2.pri, whole genome shotgun sequence encodes:
- the gsc gene encoding homeobox protein goosecoid, with protein sequence MPAGMFSIDSILSGRPSCKEPLLLHRSGPVVLSAGLTDSIYTDYNGLYSATCGPSPPGIQSVNGTRIGYNGYYYGQLQVQGHGGGPPCCGSVPGLSPQQCPCIPAGYDNAGSVLISPVHHQMMSYMNMGSLSRTELQLLNQLHCRRKRRHRTIFTDEQLEALEGLFQETKYPDVGTREQLARKVHLREEKVEVWFKNRRAKWRRQKRSSSEESENSQKWNKATKASAEKTEESKSEVDSDS encoded by the exons ATGCCCGCCGGGATGTTCAGCATAGACAGCATCCTATCCGGCCGGCCGAGCTGCAAGGAGCCGCTCCTGCTGCACCGTAGCGGCCCGGTGGTGCTCTCCGCCGGCCTCACGGACTCTATCTACACCGACTACAACGGACTGTACTCGGCCACGTGCGGGCCCTCTCCCCCCGGGATTCAGTCTGTGAACGGGACCAGGATAGGATATAACGGCTACTACTACGGACAGCTGCAAGTCCAGGGCCACGGAGGAGGGCCGCCGTGCTGCGGCTCTGTGCCTGGCCTCAGCCCACAGCAGTGCCCCTGCATTCCGGCAG GCTACGACAACGCGGGCTCAGTGCTGATCTCCCCGGTCCACCATCAGATGATGTCCTACATGAACATGGGCAGCCTGTCGCGGACCGAGCTGCAGCTCCTCAACCAGCTGCACTGCCGCAGGAAGCGGAGGCACCGCACCATCTTCACCGACGAGCAGCTGGAGGCTCTGGAGGGCCTCTTCCAAGAGACCAAATACCCGGACGTCGGCACCCGGGAGCAGCTGGCCCGCAAGGTGCACCTCCGAGAGGAGAAGGTCGAG GTGTGGTTCAAAAACAGACGCGCGAAGTGGAGGCGGCAGAAAAGGTCTTCATCAGAGGAATCAGAGAACTCTCAGAAATGGAACAAAGCGACCAAAGCGTCCGCGGAGAAAACCGAGGAGAGTAAAAGCGAGGTGGACTCAGACAGCTGA